The proteins below are encoded in one region of Juglans microcarpa x Juglans regia isolate MS1-56 chromosome 4D, Jm3101_v1.0, whole genome shotgun sequence:
- the LOC121259347 gene encoding aspartyl protease family protein 1-like isoform X2, translated as MAWPPFTSCCSCLLFVFFFGLGSRICYGFRFGFDIHHRFSDPVKGFLGLDDLPEKGSLDYYVVMAYRDRLIRARHLAASYGQSSLLTFANGNDTFFTGSLGFLHYANVSVGTPSLSFLVALDTGSNLFWLPCDCKKGGCVTGLQTSSGKEIKFNIYSPNNSSTSEKLSSDSTLCRPSDQCSSARSNCCYKIVYLSSNTSSTGILVEDVLRLVTDDDQSKAVDARITFGCGQIQTGTFLMGAAPNGLFGLGMQDISVPSILAKNRLASNSFALCFGLDGVGRINFGFNGSSDQSETPFNVRQSHPSYNISITRITVGSNSSELEFSAIFDSGTAFTHLSDPAYTFISESFNSKVEEKRNSPDSVIPFEYCYELRANQSTFKIPSMNLTMKGGDDYFLKHPTALIPTPEGGYLYCLALLKSEDINIIGHFYSLGEFKLL; from the exons ATGGCTTGGCCTCCCTTTACTTCTTGTTGTTCATGCTTGCTATTCGTTTTCTTTTTCGGTTTGGGTTCCCGGATCTGTTATGGCTTCAGGTTCGGCTTCGACATCCACCACCGCTTCTCCGATCCCGTTAAGGGATTTCTCGGCCTCGATGACCTCCCCGAGAAGGGAAGCTTAGACTACTACGTTGTCATGGCCTACCGTGACCGCTTAATTCGCGCCCGTCACCTCGCCGCCAGCTACGGCCAGTCCTCGCTACTCACTTTCGCCAATGGAAACGACACTTTCTTTACCGGCTCTTTGGGATT TTTGCATTATGCCAATGTTTCTGTGGGGACACCAAGTTTATCCTTTTTGGTGGCATTAGACACAGGCAGTAATTTGTTCTGGCTACCATGCGATTGTAAGAAAGGTGGCTGCGTTACTGGCTTGCAGACATCATCTGGAAAG GAAATAAAATTCAACATCTACAGCCCtaataattcatcaacaagtgaaaAATTATCCAGCGACAGCACCCTGTGCAGACCAAGTGATCAATGCTCTTCAGCAAGAAGTAATTGTTGTTATAAAATTGTGTATCTTTCTAGCAATACTTCATCTACTGGGATCTTGGTAGAGGATGTTTTGCGCTTAGTTACAGATGATGACCAATCAAAAGCTGTTGACGCTCGGATTACATTTGG TTGTGGTCAAATTCAGACAGGTACTTTTTTGATGGGTGCAGCACCAAACGGTCTGTTTGGGCTTGGCATGCAAGATATATCCGTACCTAGCATCTTAGCAAAAAATAGGCTAGCATCAAATTCCTTTGCGTTGTGTTTTGGACTTGATGGGGttgggagaatcaattttggatTTAATGGCAGCTCAGACCAAAGTGAAACACCATTCAATGTTCGGCAATCACA TCCATCTTATAACATCAGCATCACTCGAATAACTGTGGGAAGCAATTCTTCTGAGCTGGAGTTCAGTGCCATCTTTGACTCTGGCACAGCTTTCACACACCTAAGCGACCCGGCTTATACTTTTATTTCCGAGAGT TTCAATTCCAAGGTCGAAGAAAAGCGGAATTCACCTGATTCGGTGATCCCCTTTGAATACTGTTATGAATTACG tGCAAACCAAAGCACCTTTAAAATCCCTAGTATGAATCTGACAATGAAAGGCGGAGACGACTATTTTCTCAAACATCCAACTGCATTGATCCCAACTCCG GAGGGTGGATATTTGTATTGTCTGGCTCTTCTCAAAAGTGAAGATATAAACATCATAGGAC